Sequence from the Gracilinanus agilis isolate LMUSP501 chromosome 6, AgileGrace, whole genome shotgun sequence genome:
NNNNNNNNNNNNNNNNNNNNNNNNNNNNNNNNNNNNNNNNNNNNNNNNNNNNNNNNNNNNNNNNNNNNNNNNNNNNNNNNNNNNNNNNNNNNNNNNNNNNNNNNNNNNNNNNNNNNNNNNNNNNNNNNNNNNNNNNNNNNNNNNNNNNNNNNNNNNNNNNNNNNNNNNNNNNNNNNNNNNNNNNNNNNNNNNNNNNNNNNNNNNNNNNNNNNNNNNNNNNNNNNNNNNNNNNNNNNNNNNNNNNNNNNNNNNNNNNNNNNNNNNNNNNNNNNNNNNNNNNNNNNNNNNNNNNNNNNNNNNNNNNNNNNNNNNNNNNNNNNNNNNNNNNNNNNNNNNNNNNNNNNNNNNNNNNNNNNNNNNNNNNNNNNNNNNNNNNNNNNNNNNNNNNNNNNNNNNNNNNNNNNNNNNNNNNNNNNNNNNNNNNNNNNNNNNNNNNNNNNNNNNNNNNNNNNNNNNNNNNNNNNNNNNNNNNNNNNNNNNNNNNNNNNNNNNNNNNNNNNNNNNNNNNNNNNNNNNNNNNNNNNNNNNNNNNNNNNNNNNNNNNNNNNNNNNNNNNNNNNNNNNNNNNNNNNNNNNNNNNNNNNNNNNNNNNNNNNNNNNNNNNNNNNNNNNNNNNNNNNNNNNNNNNNNNNNNNNNNNNNNNNNNNNNNNNNNNNNNNNNNNNNNNNNNNNNNNNNNNNNNNNNNNNNNNNNNNNNNNNNNNNNNNNNNNNNNNNNNNNNNNNNNNNNNNNNNNNNNNNNNNNNNNNNNNNNNNNNNNNNNNNNNNNNNNNNNNNNNNNNNNNNNNNNNNNNNNNNNNNNNNNNNNNNNNNNNNNNNNNNNNNNNNNNNNNNNNNNNNNNNNNNNNNNNNNNNNNNNNNNNNNNNNNNNNNNNNNNNNNNNNNNNNNNNNNNNNNNNNNNNNNNNNNNNNNNNNNNNNNNNNNNNNNNNNNNNNNNNNNNNNNNNNNNNNNNNNNNNNNNNNNNNNNNNNNNNNNNNNNNNNNNNNNNNNNNNNNNNNNNNNNNNNNNNNNNNNNNNNNNNNNNNNNNNNNNNNNNNNNNNNNNNNNNNNNNNNNNNNNNNNNNNNNNNNNNNNNNNNNNNNNNNNNNNNNNNNNNNNNNNNNNNNNNNNNNNNNNNNNNNNNNNNNNNNNNNNNNNNNNNNNNNNNNNNNNNNNNNNNNNNNNNNNNNNNNNNNNNNNNNNNNNNNNNNNNNNNNNNNNNNNNNNNNNNNNNNNNNNNNNNNNNNNNNNNNNNNNNNNNNNNNNNNNNNNNNNNNNNNNNNNNNNNNNNNNNNNNNNNNNNNNNNNNNNNNNNNNNNNNNNNNNNNNNNNNNNNNNNNNNNNNNNNNNNNNNNNNNNNNNNNNNNNNNNNNNNNNNNNNNNNNNNNNNNNNNNNNNNNNNNNNNNNNNNNNNNNNNNNNNNNNNNNNNNNNNNNNNNNNNNNNNNNNNNNNNNNNNNNNNNNNNNNNNNNNNNNNNNNNNNNNNNNNNNNNNNNNNNNNNNNNNNNNNNNNNNNNNNNNNNNNNNNNNNNNNNNNNNNNNNNNNNNNNNNNNNNNNNNNNNNNNNNNNNNNNNNNNNNNNNNNNNNNNNNNNNNNNNNNNNNNNNNNNNNNNNNNNNNNNNNNNNNNNNNNNNNNNNNNNNNNNNNNNNNNNNNNNNNNNNNNNNNNNNNNNNNNNNNNNNNNNNNNNNNNNNNNNNNNNNNNNNNNNNNNNNNNNNNNNNNNNNNNNNNNNNNNNNNNNNNNNNNNNNNNNNNNNNNNNtctctctctctctctctctctctctctctctctctctctctctctctctctctctctctctctctctctctctctgcaactGTCCCTCATCACCACCTACCTTCTGGACATTCTCACCTGAGTATACCATCAGCAAGCCTGTATAACCACTTCAAGTAGCTTTGGACATCTagatggcacaggggatagagtgcctggcctagaatcaggaagactcatctccttgagttcaaatctagcctcactttctagctgtgtgaccctatggccagtcacttaactctgctgcctcagttccttatctgtaaaatgagatggagaaggaaatggcaaaccactccagtgtcttttaccaagaaaaccccaaaaggggtcactaagagttgtacatgactgaaacaactacaCAACAAAATACTATCAGCATCTTAAATTTAACATGACCATGGGACTCCCCACAAAACcgaaccaaaccaaaccaaatcagCCTTCCTCCAGacttccctatttttgttgaGGGCACCAGCATCCATTTACAACCTTGGAGTCACTTTCAGCTCTTCTCCCTTACCCCTCATATCCAATCAGAAGATTTACTGGGAGGAGTTGGGTAGCTCATCGGATTGAAAGCTAGGTcaagagatagaaggtcctgggttcaaatctagcctcagacgcttcctagctgtgtgaccctgaacagaTCACTTagttcccattgcctacccttactactcttctggcttagaaccaatacatagtattgattctaagacagaaggtaagggtttaaaaaaaattaccagtCCTTCCTCCATAGCATCTCTCatatccatccccttctctccacacaGATGGCCATTACCCTAGTTCTATTGTAATAGGCTCCCTGTTTTCAGTCTCTccgctttacagtttacaaattACAAGTCCTCTCCACATAAgtgccaaagtaatcttcctaaactGCAGATCTAACCATGTTACTTCTCAAGAATCTTCATTTGCTCCCCATTGGCTCTaggataaaattaaagaaaaaaacccagagtGGTACTTTGTACTCTAGCTCCAGACTACCTTTCCCATGACTTCCTTTCACATACTGTGTCCCATCAAAAATGTTCTATTTGCTGTTCTCTAACTTccacattccatctcccacctccatgctttTGCACAGTCTTACCTCATATTTCTACTTGCTTGTATCCCCCCTTTGTatctatccccagtgcctagcacagtccTTGCATGTCATAAGCAactaatgaatgcttgttgaagtCTGTAAAGGGTATCCCTGCTCAGATACTGGAAACCCTCTGAGCCTATTCTGAGATTACAGTTTTTGAGATCTTCCATAAATAGAACACAATGTCTGTGAATAGACTATGAATGGAATGTCTGCAAATAAAAAAGTCCAGGAATAGACCATGAGTCTTCTTGTAATTGAATTCCATAAATggattcctctttttcttccttatcctTTGGGAGTAAAGGGAGAGGATTCATTGTTTTAGGAGTTGATAGAGAACCCATATACATAGATTTTGGTGGATGTAGACAAATCTAACCACACCTCTCTGCCCCTAGCTAGGTGTCTCTGCAGGAGAGTTGCAAACATGCCATCGTATggaattctgggcaagtcactttctgtctctgtgcctcagcttcctgttctgcaaaatagagataatagccCCTGCCATGCCTCCTTCTCTAGGATTCtgaaaggacaaaatgagatcATGGATGGGATGGTGATTTGTAAACTGAAAGATGCTATAACTTGCTATTTAATATTAGCAAGAAACAAAAGATCCTTGCCATTTGCTTTcccattcattattttatttgttccctACATCAACTAAATCACACAGGGATTAAAAgctttattttgtaaatgaggaaactgaggcagaattatttgttaactccttgaaagcaggaccTGCCCCaccccttttaaaaatctttggatTCTCTTAGCACCTAGAATAGAGCATATAGTAggtgtacttaataaatatttgtcttgAATCATGACAAAGGAAGAGTTCCCCCATTCTCATACAACCAGTAAAATACAGAGCTAGGGCTAGAACAGAGCTCTCCTGACCCCCAGGCCCACGGCTCTCTCCACACTGCTCTCCAAAGGGGCCATTTATAAGGAGATATGCAATGGCAGTGTTCCAAGTGAAGGAATCCTAAAGTGTATCTCCTCAGAACTTCTAATCTCACCCTGAAGGGCTCCCTCACTTTGAGGGCTAGGAGCTTAGTGGACCGAGGAGTGTCAGAAGAGCTTGCCAGTTCCCAAAGGGCAAGTGAAATAAGTCCATTGTTCTGTGCCAGACAAGGAAATGCTGAAGAGTTATATCAGGGTCTCAGGATCCCTGATGAAAAGAACCTGCCCCCCTGCCCCGATTCCAGAGAAATTCTCTGATAGTTTGTCACTGCCTGAATCTCACACAGatctgggaagggaggaagttaCCCTAAACTGAGTCATGGGGACCCTGCCACACAGTTGTTCCCAGGCTACATCACAGTTCCATATAACATATCCCAGGCTTGAAAAGAAAACAGGCTGTGAACTTAAAAGGAAATCGACGGTGGAACCAGATTAGTGGAATGTGACACCAGTGAAAATAGTGAGTACTCCACCATGGAAAGTGTTCAAATGGAGGCTGATCTATGCCTCTCGGATATTGTGGAGGGGATTCTGCTAGAGCAGCAGAAGTCCCATGGCTGGGCACCTTCTGGCGCTCCTCCTAATTCTGGGGTTCTATGATAGTCCAGTGGCTCCTGGATCTGGAACAGAACCCTCCACATGTCATGCATCTCAAACTGAGGGTAGCTCTCTCCCTCAGCAAAGATTCCTTTCAGGTATGGCAGGCCCTATATCCCATTCTCCAGGTCCTCTGGTGTCTCTACTCTGAATGACCCTTCTTCCATCCATGGTCTGAATCCCTGGGGAGAAATTGGTTGCTGAGAAAAATGTCCTAACAGAGGAAGTATGGTGTGGCAAGAGACCTGCTTTTAAAGTCAGAGGACCTTCTTTTGAATTCCAGTTCTGCTGTTTATTAACTGGGTGACCTTGCATAAGTCCCTCCGCTTGCTTCTTTTCAGTTCCCATTTCTGTAATAGTTCAAAATGAACgtcccaactctaaatcctatgatagAGCTGCCTATATAATAATTCAATACCGGTACACACAATGGGTCCACGCCGCCCCCTGGTGGTCTGACTTGGTGTAGGCGCCCCTctcatttccccctctttctgATTTCCATCCAGATAGAAGAAAGTACGAGTTTTTTTTCTAAGGAGATAGGTGGGGCCCAGACTGGGATTACGGCGGAAGGAAAACTCGAGGCCTCGCTCCTCCTCCCACAACTATGGCCGATGGTAAGaaggggaaacagaggcagatcCATGTAAACGTCTTGTGTTAATACACATCAGTGTCTCCTTTAAATCCcgccccccacccctcccccaagCTCCTTAGTCCCAGTCCTGTCCACCTGGCTGGCCACTGGGCTGACTCTGACCGTTTCTGAGGTAGGTTGGTAACAAGTATGGTTTTGTCCCTCAAACCCAGGTCCAAGAGATGGCGACCCACCTGGGGTCACACCGGGAGAAGGGTGGCAGGCGTCCGAGTGTTCGGAGCCCATTCCCCTCCCCCGCCCTTCCCGCCCCCGGGCAGCTAATAAAAGCATCTTCGCCCAAGTCCAGGCGCCGGTGCGTAGTTGAGGCACGAAGAGAGGCGTAGATTGCTCGTCCCCAACGGTCCGGCACACCTGGAGGCGGCAGGTCTTCCGCCCTTGCCCTCAGGGCAGCAGCTCCCGGGCGGACCCGATCTGGTCATTTCTTCAACGGTAGGGGGCCTCTCCCCGGGCTGGGCCTGGAGGAATACGACGTGAATGTCGGCACCCCAATTCCTCTGCCCTCTCACCGTAGGACCGCTTCACCCTGGATTCTTCCACTAAACTTCCATCTCCTAACCTCCGCCGCCCACCTCACCACCCAGCTTCTCCGCCTTATTTCCTCCGAATACCCCGCCCCCGGCGGTACTAGAAGCTCGGGAACAACCGAGGTCACTCTCCCAGCTGTCTAAGGCGCGTCCGCAGCTCCCTGGTCTCTGTggggaggggacgtggcaaaccGGTCCTTCGGGGGGAGCTAGAGGCAGGCCCCACGCTGGGGTAGAAGAGGGCGAGCCGCACACTCACCGCGGGGAGCGAGCAGGACTGGGTGGCACCATGACCAGGAGGCGGGGACCTCGCAGGGGCTGTTTGACCAGCACTGGGTCCCCGGGCAGGGGCCGGCTCGGAGGGTCCTTTTTCAAGGGATCCTAGGGGCAAGAGGTTAGAAGTGACGCCCTGGCAtcatccctctctcccctccGGTGCTCATCACAGCCCTCTCACCTTAGGGCTGCGGGCCGGGTTGACCGGCAGGGGTCTCTTGGGAGGCAACAGGCGGCCGGTTCCATCTCCTCGGTCTCCTGGGTCCTTTCGGGGCAAGCCAGGCCGGGGAGAGTGGCTCAGAGGTGGTGGTGGCCGTGCAGGTCTGGAGTCTCGGGGTTTCGAAGGACCGGGGCGCAGGGGCCGTACCACGTTGACTGGCTGGGAGCCAGGCTGGGAGAGTCCGGATTTCGGGGAAAGAGGCCCCCGAACTCCTTGGGGAGACACCtagggtgggaggagagggagagaaaatccCAACGGCCTCTCTTGCCTACCAGGAACCTCTGAGGGCTCAACCTCTCTTGAACTCCCTACTGACCCCCAAACCCTGCCCCATACAACCTCCTGTGCCCATAGTGGACTTTTCCTTCATCCTCCTCCCCTTACTCACCCCCGGGGCAGGGCGAAGAGGCTGGCGAAGGGGTAGGTTCTGCAAAGTTAAGCCCGATTGGGCCCCACTCCTGGAACTTTTGGTGACCTTTGAGCGGTGgctggaaaaaggaaaggacccAGGTGAGCCACACCACACGTGGATATGGGGATTTGAGACCACTTCCCATCTCCAGCCTTTGCAGAGGCTTTGCATGCCTTGAATGCCCTCCACAAAACTTCTCTGCCTCAGAGTACAAGAATTCTTTCCAGAAACAACTCCtgtcacctcctacaggaaggCAGTCTAGATTCACGAACTCTTCCTCCAAAGAAATTGCTTCCTATCTATTTGGAATGTTTTAGATTTAGTCTTATGTATACCCTACAAGTTTCTCTCCAttcaaatgtaagctccctgCTGGCAGATGCTAAATGTTGTGTCTGTTTCTTGGTACCTAAAACATTTCCTGACACAGCAAGAATGTGATAAAATTGCTTCTACTTGTGGTATTCCCATCCCGTAGGGGTGAGACTTAGATGGCAACTCAGGCCCCTTGCAATTCCAAGCTTTCATGAGGTTCATTAGTGACTGAGTTTGGAACCTGAACCTGGGCTCTTTCCACTACTTCATGATGTCTTCCTTTGCACAGTCTGATGAGAAGCACTGTAATGTGGGGCAAAAAGCCTTGAGGCTCCCTCAAAAGGGCTTCAGTCTTGCCTCAGCTGGTTGCTAATTGTATCAACACAGGCAAGCTGCTAGATAGATTTAGGAAAGACCAGAACACTGGGTTAGACAGAAAATCTGCCAGCCTGGAGCAACTGTAACTCCAGTTTCTGAGCTCAATGGGCATACTCTGGAAAATCCTCTTACTGGGACTTCCTGGCTCTGCACCTGGCTCATGGgacaaccttggacaagtcaacttCCCCAGTCTAGGCTGccttttgttcatctgtaaaataaaggagttgacaTCTATGTGCTGGCATCTTAGCATGGAGGGACTTCTTGGGTTTGCTTTTAGCAAAGTTTCTTAGTAAATGtgcatgtatttgtgtatgtggGTATCATCAATGCCCAAACTTTGAGGGCTtagatgggaggaagggaaagaccCTTCCAGACATGGGCACAGAGGAAGAGAGTTGGAGTAACCCTAGTGCCCTGGGGCAGTGGTGTTCATCCTTAGAATTGATAGAACTGGGGAAGGGGGCTCAGGAAGAGAAGCAGAAGAGCCCTGGGGCAAGTAAGTGTGTGGGAGGCTACTGAGGCCAGTTATAGAATCACATCATCTCCTTACATCCCTGTTTCCTACTCTTTTCTGTCATGAGAAACTAGAGAaggagcacatagtaggtgcttagtaaggAGAAGAAAATTTAACTGAACAGGACAGCTGTCTGCAAATGGTTCATTAACTGTCACCTGGGAGAGagtttgttctgcttggccctagagggcagaagtaagagcaaatgagatcacagataggaagggcaaaccttaaagttctagtTGATTTATCTACTTCATTgctatgtatatatctattttattatttttatatgttttgtctattattgttattattaggaggaggaagagccaTGGATAGACATTGTAGAGAAGTCAAAATAGGTTTAACATAAAGAAAAACTGCCCAGTCATGAGAGCTGTCCCAGCTTGGCTGATGGGCCAACTTGGGAGTTGGTTCCCTCTCTTTGGAAGGGTTCAAGCAGAGGCCAGCAAACCATCTAGAgcactgatggcaaacctatagcacagatgccaaagatggcatgcaaagaGTACTTGGccaccttccccccacccccttcattactaggaaggcagagggacttgggtggagctgctcccctccccctctccaccataccggatgacattttttcacatcccccacccctctgccgaGCAGCCCACTGGGATCGCACAGGGGgcaaggtgggtggctcacaggtagcagagctaGAGAGGAGGAGAGTGGAGCACTGGGAccactctccttccccctctctacattccttgaggacattcctcatttcagaagcccaatgggagaatttccttcctcccctatctggggtaaaggAGGGATGGGGAGCAGGTATGTGAGGGGGGTGTCTCAGTACTTGGGGGGgcagtactccatctctaaaaggttcgccatcactgatctagagtatgTTGTGGAGTAAATGATTTTCTGGATATAGACTAGGTCAGATGGCTACTAAGttcttttctaattctgaaaCTCTATGATtctgcttaaaaaatatttgtgaaatatacCTGAAGAGAGAGACAATACAATTTAGTGAAAGGATGgctcaatttggaattataaggCCTAACAGAGGACTCTCATTAAACACAGGAACTATTCTGTCTCTTATCTGctgcatgactttggacaagtcatttgacctctgggTAATGAAAGGATTAAACTAGATGATAGTAAGGTTTCTTCAAGTTCTAAATTTCATAATCCTATGACCTGACATTGTGGTAAAGAAGAGGAAGTCTTGGATTTAGACCCAGGAGGATTAGATCCTCGATTTTGTCCCTCGCTCTGGGCATAGCTCTTCCCTTTTTCAAAGggttggacctcagtttctccctctgttaaatgaggggaAGAAACATGATGGTCTCAGAGGGACTTTCCAGTTCATGTGATGGGAGGACATGAGGAGTGTGGGGACAGGAAGAGAAGGCATGCTCCCACACCCACTTACCGGCAGCTCTCTTGTCCTTTTCTCAGCCCTCGAAGGCTCTGGTACAGCAGAGAGTTTGGGGAACGGTAGTAGTATAGAGCCAGCCCAGCACTGGGAAGCAGTAATAGGATGAAGACGAGAAGCAGGGCCAATAGAGTGGCATCGTGGTCTAGGGGAGGGCATGGAGACAGGTGGTCAATTCAGGGATGAggatttccctctctcctcctgccTCATCACCAGCCTGTTTGACACTCACTGTCATACTGCACAGGACCACTATCCACGCTGCCCCCCAGCCCTGGTTTCTCACAGGTTGGGGGGGCCCAGCCTGCATCACAGTGGCAGTTCTTATTGCTGTTACAAACCttgggggaggagaaaagagaaaggacaagGCTGGAAATAAAAGGACATCATCCACTCAGAATCTGAGTTCCCAGGACTCACCCCCAGGGATCACTCACCCCATGGCCATGGCATGTGTCTAGGCACCTCTGAAGGTCAGGGAAAGAGGCATTCTGGCATCTCCGATCATGACACACCTAGTGATGGTGGATGGGAATGATGGAAGCAGATGGTGTTGTTGGGCCCAGGGCACCCTGGGCTAGGCAGGACAGGCTAAGGGGAAAGGAGTCCCAGGGCATCTGCTAGGGAGGAGGTTGATCATCTTAGGAGTCCTAAAAACTCACAGAAATCCCCCCACCAAAGATCCCATATGCCTAGGGAGCCCCCCCTTTCATTGGCCCTGGGGCTGGTGAAGCTGGCTCACCATGCCATCTCCACACTTAGTACCAGGCAGCACAAGACCAGGGTCTGGCAAGTCAGCTGAGGAATCAGGTCGGGGTACACGGTACATGAAAGCTCCTCTGCATGTCACCTCCCTGCCACCCAGACGGATGGTGGTCTCCATGGAAACAGTGTGTGGTCCTCTGGGCTTGTCTGCCCCACTCTGGCACTGGAGCTTTCCACACTTGGCATCTCTGCAGGGGCAGGGGAGGAGAGTGTCAAGAGGGCAGCCAGCCTAGAAGCCTCTCCAAGAGCTGACACAAATTTAATAACTGCTGGTGCCTCTTTAGCAGTTTCAAGTTTATAATGTGTTTTTTCACATATATCATTTCATTAGATCCTTACTACACTCTGAGGGTTAGATTCAACAAATGTtatcaaccccattttacaggtgaggaaactgggactCAGGACTcatctgggttaagtgatttggccatgGGCATTcaaccaggaagtgtcagagacaggagtCCAACTCAGAACCTCCTGAGCCCAAATCCAACCCCCATCTGAAATCTTTACCCACATTTCTGGCCCTTGACCCTTGTCACCACTAATTCCTGGTCCAAGTTATTCTTTGTACCATTTGATTCCTAATCCCATCTTTCCCATCATCCTAGTTAGTACTCCTACCCACCCAGTAGTTTCTGACCTCTAATCCCTTCATGTGCCTGCCCCTAGTTCTATTCCTCCCTCAAACTGCTCATCCCactcattctctcattctccctCATGTCTCCCTGACATCTTGTTCCCCTgacccctcactccccccacacCTTGTCTTGAAGATCCTGGCCTGTCCTTTCTTCGCCTCCCTCTGTCCCTACTCTCACCTCCGATCACACGGGACATAGTGGCCTTCACTGTCCTGGCCACAGTTCCCATATCGATCCCCAGCTGAGTTCACATCTTGGAAGCAGGCATCAGGGGCTGGGTGGGCACCTGGGAGTTGGAAGTAGTGAGAAAGGGATCAGGATTTAGGAAAGAGAATATGTCCTCTAGGGCAAGAAAAATGGAGTCCTCTCCACCAGGTGTCCTTGGATGTCCTTTCCCCATCCTTCCCAAAGGCTGTCTACATGAGGGGGTTACCTGACTTGGGGGGAGAGGGGTGTGCCCAAGGAGGAATTGGGATAAGCACCTCAGCTTTGAGGAAGGGAAGAGCCTGAAGAGAAAGCGCTATTGCCCCTGCCTCATACAGGGAAGAATTGGGCAAGGCTCTCACCAGGCCCCCAGAGTTGTTGGCACTGCCCCTCATGGGTGGGACACATGCCATCTCGGCAGTAAGCAGTGCCCCCAGCACACGGGGAGCCATCAAGGAGGTAGACATTGGCTGGACAGTGGGGAGAGGCTCCAGTGCAGAATTCAGGCAGGTCACAGTCCCCAGCTCCTTCTCGGCACAATGTCCCAGCAGGCTTCAGCTGTAGTAGggtaggcagagagacaaaagacAGGTACAAAAGAATAGAGATgaacagagacagaggaaagccGAGTACAAAACCAGAGGAGGAAAGCAGAAGCAAGTCAGGTCAACCACAGAATGTCTGACCTTTGCCTGCCCCTCCACTCTATCTATGCCTTCTCTCACCAGGTTAGAACCCAGTTTAGTCCTAGCCctctgggaaaactgaggctcagtcaCCTCACTgctcctccccatctcctcccttcccccatcccacctCCTCACCGAGCAATGGGCACAGCAGTCCCCCTGAGCACACTGGGCTCCCTCCCGAAGGGTGCAGTTATGAGCATGGCAGCAGGGATCAGTGCACTCCTGGATcccaaaaacagagagaaagagagatgaagaaatgcaAAGCCAAGACCAAGGTTCTGGCCTAACTCTGGGAAATCAATAGATGAGGGCCTTCCTCAGTCAGGAATCTCTCAATTGGGAGAGAAGTTGGGGGAGGTCCCCAGGAGCACTGAGAGGTCTCTGTGGAAAGATAGGGGTtcccagggaggggaagggagactAGAAAGGACAAAGGATCCTGGTAAACCTGTGGGTCTCAAGATTTGGGGGTGAGGAGCAGCTTCAAGGGATACTGAAAGATCCACAGGACACTTGAGATCTCTAGTGAGAAGCTAGGGATCCTGCACTGGTGGTCATAGAGCACTGGAGACTTGCTGGGTTCTAGAGAATGAGGGCCTTAGTCTGAGAGTCACTGGGGGCCTGAGTGGTCTGTGGAACACTGAGAATCACAGGTTGGGTATGAGAGAAATCACGGGGAGTCCTGACTGAACAGAGGGGGGCCCAGAAACCAGGAGCCAAATGAGCAAATCAGGGAGATATCCAAGTCTGGCTGGTCCACTGGGGTCAGGGCTGGCATGAGGGATATCAGAGCCTAACCTCAACGTCCCCACAATCACACTCCTCGCCATCTTCCAAGAAGCCGTTCCCACAGCGGCCTCCCAAGACCAGCAACCGAGGGTCAGGAGGGTTGAAGAGGCACATTCCCCCT
This genomic interval carries:
- the ADAM33 gene encoding disintegrin and metalloproteinase domain-containing protein 33, with the translated sequence MLCTPPYSLLPKQIKSPDEALLSVRAEGKELLLSLQKNRWLLAEGYTETHYDPDGKAVTSAPNHTDHCYYHGHVRGFPDSWVALSSCSGISGLIVLSANRSYYVQPPRTSAFGPPGPHRLFRTEQLPRKDGTCSHGLPGALNLASLLHRRGRRGPRVRRDSRRALKYLELFIVADHALYLRQERDLGRTKQRLLEIANYVDKFYRSLNIKVALTGLEVWTERDQSRVTGDANATLWAFLQWRRGLRSRRPHDTAQLLTGRTFHGTTIGMAPLEGMCSADNSGGVSADHSDLPIGAAATMAHEIGHSFGMSHDADGCCEEALPEEGGCVMAAATGHPFPQVFSSCSRQQLLNFFQKGGGMCLFNPPDPRLLVLGGRCGNGFLEDGEECDCGDVEECTDPCCHAHNCTLREGAQCAQGDCCAHCSLKPAGTLCREGAGDCDLPEFCTGASPHCPANVYLLDGSPCAGGTAYCRDGMCPTHEGQCQQLWGPGAHPAPDACFQDVNSAGDRYGNCGQDSEGHYVPCDRRDAKCGKLQCQSGADKPRGPHTVSMETTIRLGGREVTCRGAFMYRVPRPDSSADLPDPGLVLPGTKCGDGMVCHDRRCQNASFPDLQRCLDTCHGHGVCNSNKNCHCDAGWAPPTCEKPGLGGSVDSGPVQYDNHDATLLALLLVFILLLLPSAGLALYYYRSPNSLLYQSLRGLRKGQESCRHRSKVTKSSRSGAQSGLTLQNLPLRQPLRPAPGVSPQGVRGPLSPKSGLSQPGSQPVNVVRPLRPGPSKPRDSRPARPPPPLSHSPRPGLPRKDPGDRGDGTGRLLPPKRPLPVNPARSPKDPLKKDPPSRPLPGDPVLVKQPLRGPRLLVMVPPSPARSPRPSPGRGPLPLKK